One segment of Zhihengliuella halotolerans DNA contains the following:
- the ybaK gene encoding Cys-tRNA(Pro) deacylase, whose protein sequence is MAKNKRHSDGTPAAVQLTAAGVPFAVHTYVHDPSATSFGAEATQALGVEPARVFKTLMVRLESVRRAAGVAAEEYAVAVVPVSSRLDLKAAAAALGAKRAALADPAVAERLTGYVVGGISPLGQRHRHRLVLDGSALDADTVFVSGGRRGLEIELAPADLLAVADGTTADLALG, encoded by the coding sequence ATGGCGAAGAATAAGCGCCACAGCGACGGCACCCCGGCCGCGGTCCAACTGACCGCGGCCGGGGTTCCGTTCGCCGTGCACACGTACGTGCACGACCCCTCGGCCACCTCCTTCGGCGCGGAGGCGACTCAGGCGCTCGGCGTCGAACCGGCGCGCGTGTTCAAGACACTGATGGTGCGGCTCGAATCCGTGCGTCGCGCCGCCGGCGTCGCGGCCGAGGAGTACGCGGTCGCCGTCGTACCCGTGTCCTCGCGGCTGGATCTGAAGGCGGCCGCGGCCGCGCTGGGCGCCAAGCGCGCGGCCCTGGCCGACCCGGCGGTTGCCGAGCGGCTCACGGGCTACGTCGTCGGCGGGATCTCCCCGTTGGGTCAGCGCCATCGCCACCGGCTCGTGCTGGACGGCTCCGCGTTGGACGCGGACACCGTCTTCGTCTCCGGCGGGCGCCGAGGCCTCGAGATCGAACTCGCCCCGGCTGACCTGCTGGCCGTCGCGGACGGGACGACGGCGGATCTCGCCTTGGGCTAG
- a CDS encoding SufE family protein, translated as MSEAIPAELAEIVDDFNAISEPERLELLLEFSDALPELPERFAEHPELLEQVVECQTPLFLTVEVGEDAPRTVDLYFSAPAEAPTTRGFASVLHEGLSGKPAAEILAVPDDMPNQLGLTRAITPLRMRGMTAMLGRIKRKINEALAA; from the coding sequence GTGAGCGAAGCGATTCCCGCCGAACTCGCGGAGATCGTCGACGACTTCAACGCGATCTCCGAGCCCGAACGGCTCGAGCTGCTGCTTGAGTTCTCCGATGCCCTGCCGGAGCTGCCGGAGCGGTTCGCCGAGCACCCGGAGCTGCTCGAGCAGGTCGTCGAGTGCCAGACACCGCTGTTCCTGACCGTGGAGGTCGGCGAGGACGCGCCGCGGACCGTCGACCTGTACTTCTCCGCCCCCGCGGAGGCGCCGACGACGCGCGGTTTCGCGTCGGTGCTGCACGAAGGCCTGAGCGGCAAGCCGGCGGCGGAGATCCTCGCGGTGCCGGACGACATGCCGAACCAGCTCGGGCTGACCCGAGCGATCACTCCCCTGCGTATGCGCGGGATGACGGCGATGCTCGGCCGCATCAAGCGCAAGATCAACGAGGCGCTCGCGGCGTAG
- a CDS encoding sulfurtransferase, with product MPVAADANEKFSAYAHPERLVSTEWLAENLGAENLVVVESDEDILLYESGHIPGAVKVDWHTELNDEVTRDYVDGAGFAKLMSAKGISREDTVVIYGDKSNWWAAYALWVFTLFGHEDVRLLDGGRDKWIAEGRELTREKPQPEPADYPVVERDDTLIRAYKDDVLAHLGNGPLIDVRSPEEYSGERTHMPAYPEEGALRGGHIPSAASVPWARAAAEDGTFKQRGDLEDIYLGEAGLAPGDDVVAYCRIGERSSHTWFVLAHLLGFENVRNYDGSWTEWGNAVRVPIIKGTEPGPVPGSAKAGA from the coding sequence ATGCCCGTTGCTGCTGACGCCAACGAGAAATTTTCCGCCTACGCCCACCCCGAGCGGCTCGTCTCCACCGAGTGGCTGGCCGAGAACCTCGGCGCCGAGAACCTCGTCGTGGTCGAGTCCGACGAGGACATCCTGCTCTACGAGTCCGGGCACATCCCCGGCGCCGTGAAGGTCGACTGGCACACCGAGCTCAACGACGAAGTCACCCGCGACTACGTCGACGGCGCCGGCTTCGCGAAGCTGATGAGCGCGAAGGGCATCAGCCGCGAGGACACCGTCGTGATCTACGGCGACAAGTCCAACTGGTGGGCTGCGTACGCCCTGTGGGTGTTCACGCTTTTCGGCCACGAGGACGTGCGCCTGCTTGACGGCGGCCGCGACAAGTGGATCGCCGAGGGCCGCGAGCTGACTCGCGAGAAGCCGCAGCCCGAACCAGCCGACTATCCCGTCGTGGAGCGCGACGACACGCTCATCCGCGCCTACAAGGACGACGTGCTCGCCCACCTCGGCAACGGCCCTCTCATCGACGTGCGCTCCCCCGAGGAGTACTCGGGTGAGCGCACGCACATGCCCGCCTACCCGGAGGAAGGCGCCCTGCGCGGCGGCCACATCCCGTCGGCGGCCTCGGTGCCCTGGGCCCGTGCGGCCGCGGAGGACGGTACATTCAAGCAGCGCGGCGACCTCGAGGACATCTACCTGGGCGAGGCGGGGCTCGCCCCGGGAGACGACGTCGTGGCGTACTGCCGCATCGGCGAGCGGTCCAGCCACACGTGGTTCGTGCTCGCGCACCTGCTCGGCTTCGAGAACGTCCGCAACTACGACGGCTCGTGGACCGAATGGGGCAATGCCGTGCGCGTGCCGATCATCAAGGGCACCGAGCCCGGCCCGGTGCCCGGGTCCGCGAAGGCGGGTGCGTAG
- the zapE gene encoding cell division protein ZapE encodes MPTIEHLTERTPHVSPEDLLDGFKPSYRFGDVSFDSYIPDPNQPSQSAAVTKLREFAESMAPAGGGFLGKLFGKSKKPAKAGLYLDGGFGVGKTHLLASLWHAAPGPKAFGTFVEYTNLVGALSFRKTVDVLKEYRLVCIDEFELDDPGDTVLMSRLMRELSDAGVRLVATSNTLPGSLGDGRFAASDFKREIQVLADQFDVVRVDGEDYRHRGLPEAPAAFDDGVIESFAAERFPDKTIAVDDFAALSEHLQRVHPSRYRQLIDGIDVLVLHNVTTITEQALALRFVVLADRLYDRDVPIVASGALFSDLFTPEMMSGGYMKKYYRAVSRLTALARNGQLAEPVS; translated from the coding sequence GTGCCCACGATCGAACACCTGACAGAACGCACGCCGCACGTCTCACCCGAGGACCTGCTGGACGGGTTCAAACCGTCCTACCGGTTCGGCGACGTCTCGTTCGATTCCTACATTCCCGACCCGAACCAGCCGTCGCAGAGCGCGGCCGTGACGAAGCTGCGCGAGTTCGCCGAGTCGATGGCGCCGGCGGGCGGGGGATTCCTGGGCAAGCTGTTCGGGAAGTCGAAGAAGCCGGCCAAGGCGGGCCTCTACCTCGACGGCGGATTCGGCGTCGGCAAGACCCACCTGCTGGCCTCGCTCTGGCACGCCGCGCCGGGGCCGAAGGCGTTCGGCACGTTCGTCGAGTACACGAACCTCGTCGGCGCCCTCTCCTTCCGCAAGACGGTCGACGTGCTCAAGGAGTACCGACTGGTCTGCATCGACGAGTTCGAACTCGACGATCCGGGCGACACCGTCCTGATGTCCCGGCTGATGCGCGAGCTTTCCGACGCCGGCGTCCGGCTCGTCGCGACCTCCAACACTCTGCCGGGTTCGCTCGGCGACGGGCGGTTTGCGGCCTCGGACTTCAAGCGCGAGATCCAGGTGCTGGCCGACCAGTTCGACGTCGTCCGGGTCGACGGCGAGGACTACCGCCACCGGGGTCTGCCGGAGGCCCCGGCGGCCTTCGACGATGGGGTGATCGAGTCCTTCGCGGCTGAACGGTTCCCGGACAAGACCATCGCGGTCGACGACTTCGCCGCGCTGAGCGAGCACCTGCAGCGCGTGCACCCGAGCCGGTACCGGCAGCTCATCGACGGTATCGACGTCCTGGTGCTGCACAACGTCACCACCATCACCGAGCAGGCGCTTGCGCTGCGCTTCGTGGTACTCGCCGACCGCTTGTACGACCGCGACGTGCCGATCGTCGCCTCGGGTGCCCTGTTCAGCGACCTCTTCACCCCGGAGATGATGTCCGGCGGCTACATGAAGAAGTACTATCGCGCGGTCTCCCGCCTCACGGCCCTGGCGCGCAACGGACAGCTGGCCGAACCCGTCTCCTGA
- a CDS encoding cytochrome encodes MTAPRLAQQTEHGRMYARTVGGALEVPSITTVISQAAIDLTGWAGHMAATAVVQDEKLAAAVGQPGRLKAIAREASRAAEAFRDAAAERGDRVHAYCEQLALRDLDRAHELEKSRDDLAAHGETAFADRVDEWWKLYAVRPIAAEVTVWNATVGYAGTLDLVAEIAGRPCLIDFKTKGTTRDGRAKALDPKVGMQLVAGYKAEELCTDAEAGTWVPWPYGGELPMLLGVAIAETEVVVQQASPETLPTQWRRFWALRQVWETGRDLAAAGPALRPIGPPAAAGV; translated from the coding sequence ATGACAGCCCCGAGACTCGCCCAGCAGACAGAGCACGGCCGAATGTACGCACGGACGGTGGGCGGCGCGCTCGAAGTGCCCTCGATTACGACCGTCATCTCCCAGGCGGCCATCGACCTGACCGGGTGGGCGGGGCATATGGCGGCGACCGCCGTCGTGCAGGACGAGAAGCTCGCCGCGGCCGTGGGGCAGCCCGGGCGCCTCAAGGCGATCGCGCGCGAGGCCTCCCGCGCCGCGGAAGCGTTCCGGGACGCCGCCGCCGAGCGCGGCGACCGCGTGCACGCCTACTGCGAACAGCTCGCGCTGCGCGATCTGGACCGGGCGCACGAACTCGAGAAGAGCCGCGACGACCTGGCCGCGCACGGCGAGACGGCGTTTGCCGACCGCGTCGACGAGTGGTGGAAGCTCTACGCGGTGCGGCCGATCGCAGCCGAGGTCACCGTGTGGAACGCAACCGTCGGATACGCCGGCACGCTCGACCTGGTCGCCGAGATCGCCGGCCGGCCCTGCCTGATCGACTTCAAGACCAAGGGCACCACGCGCGACGGGCGGGCGAAGGCGCTCGACCCGAAGGTGGGCATGCAGCTTGTCGCCGGCTACAAGGCGGAGGAGCTGTGCACCGACGCCGAGGCGGGCACATGGGTGCCCTGGCCCTACGGGGGAGAGCTTCCGATGCTGCTCGGCGTCGCGATCGCGGAGACCGAGGTGGTGGTCCAGCAGGCCAGCCCCGAGACTCTGCCCACCCAGTGGCGCCGGTTCTGGGCGCTGCGCCAGGTGTGGGAGACCGGGCGCGACCTCGCCGCGGCCGGCCCCGCGCTTCGCCCCATCGGCCCGCCGGCAGCCGCGGGCGTCTAG
- the def gene encoding peptide deformylase, with protein sequence MAVLQIRIVGDPVLRSPAEDVTEFGPGLARLVADMQETMRDVQGAGLAAPQVGVGLRVFTYDIDGHAGYVVNPQIEVSDERQPLGSEGCLSVPGLGYETDRPAWARVRGVDVNGNPVEVEGTGMLARCLQHECDHLDGRLYIDRLAGEHRKDAMRRIRAAEFDRVTGSTVASRAQRVGSAFGGGAQGGGAR encoded by the coding sequence GTGGCCGTACTGCAGATCAGGATCGTCGGCGATCCCGTCCTGCGCTCGCCCGCCGAGGACGTCACCGAGTTCGGTCCCGGCCTGGCCCGCCTCGTGGCGGACATGCAGGAGACCATGCGCGACGTGCAGGGGGCCGGCCTCGCCGCGCCACAGGTCGGCGTCGGGCTGCGGGTGTTCACCTACGACATCGACGGGCACGCCGGCTACGTCGTGAACCCGCAGATCGAGGTCTCCGACGAGCGCCAGCCGCTGGGCTCCGAGGGCTGCCTCTCGGTGCCGGGGCTCGGCTATGAGACGGACCGCCCCGCGTGGGCCCGCGTGCGCGGCGTCGACGTGAACGGCAACCCGGTCGAGGTCGAAGGCACGGGCATGCTCGCGCGCTGCCTCCAGCACGAGTGCGACCACCTCGACGGCCGCCTCTACATCGACCGGCTCGCCGGTGAGCACCGGAAGGACGCGATGCGCCGGATTCGCGCGGCCGAGTTCGATCGCGTCACCGGCTCCACGGTCGCCTCCCGGGCTCAGCGCGTCGGCAGCGCCTTCGGCGGCGGCGCACAGGGCGGGGGCGCCCGATGA
- the fmt gene encoding methionyl-tRNA formyltransferase, which produces MKVLFAGTPAVAVPSLRRLVEDGYDVVAVLTREDAPLGRKRVLTPSPVAAAAAALGLATIKANRITPEAKEAIAAAGADVAAIVAYGGIIPADALAIPEHGWINLHFSLLPAWRGAAPVQHAVIAGDDVTGAATFQLEEGLDTGPVLGQLTQGIDPATTSGELLEELSVSGAVLLSQTLAGVDAGRIVPVPQSGPATHAPKLSLEDGRIDWAQPALAIRRRVNGVTPEPGAWTTLDGTRFKIGPLRRDVWNDSTREATRALADEHPELAALAPGAVFVAPGKRPRPFVGTGSHPIELETVQPAGKKMMPATDWARGGAAREANFA; this is translated from the coding sequence ATGAAGGTCCTCTTCGCCGGGACCCCGGCCGTCGCGGTCCCCTCGCTGCGCCGCCTCGTCGAGGACGGGTACGACGTCGTCGCCGTCCTCACCCGCGAGGATGCGCCGCTGGGGCGCAAGCGCGTCCTGACCCCCTCACCCGTCGCCGCCGCCGCAGCCGCGCTCGGCCTGGCCACGATCAAGGCCAACCGGATCACGCCCGAAGCCAAGGAGGCGATCGCCGCCGCCGGTGCCGACGTCGCCGCGATCGTCGCCTACGGCGGGATCATCCCCGCCGACGCGCTCGCGATCCCGGAGCACGGCTGGATCAACCTGCACTTCTCGCTGCTGCCCGCTTGGCGCGGTGCGGCTCCCGTCCAGCACGCCGTCATCGCCGGCGACGACGTCACGGGCGCGGCCACCTTCCAGCTCGAGGAGGGCCTCGACACCGGCCCCGTGCTCGGCCAGCTGACGCAGGGCATCGACCCCGCGACCACGAGCGGAGAGCTGCTCGAGGAGCTCTCCGTCTCCGGGGCCGTCCTGCTCTCACAGACCCTCGCGGGTGTCGATGCCGGCCGCATCGTGCCCGTGCCGCAGTCGGGCCCGGCCACGCACGCACCCAAGCTGAGCCTGGAGGACGGCCGGATTGACTGGGCGCAGCCCGCCCTCGCGATCCGCCGCCGGGTCAACGGCGTCACGCCCGAACCAGGTGCGTGGACGACCCTCGACGGAACCCGATTCAAGATCGGCCCCCTGCGCCGCGACGTGTGGAACGACTCCACGCGCGAGGCCACCCGCGCCCTCGCCGACGAACACCCGGAACTCGCCGCACTCGCGCCGGGGGCCGTGTTCGTGGCACCCGGCAAGCGGCCCCGGCCCTTCGTGGGCACGGGTTCGCACCCGATCGAACTCGAAACCGTCCAACCCGCGGGCAAGAAGATGATGCCCGCCACCGATTGGGCCCGCGGTGGCGCGGCTCGGGAAGCGAACTTCGCATGA
- a CDS encoding RsmB/NOP family class I SAM-dependent RNA methyltransferase: MSQEHGGRRRNEKGRERNRSGNRSFSSAAPAARKRKADPARLVAFEVLRAVSADDAYANLVLPTRLRRHQLDARDAGFATELTYGALRGQGLYDAVLSRCVDRPLKRLDAPVLDALRLGAHQLLAMRVPNHAALDETVALTRAEIGAGASGLVNAVLRKVSARSLEEWTRELTESVTDETARAAIAHSHPEWIVRALRQGLAAHGRGVDEIEALLAADNAPPVVNLVALPGLGDVEEVLARGGAAGTLAPDSVLYDGGDPSRIEAVAAGTVRVQDAGSQLVARALAAVPLVGEDSRWLDLCAGPGGKAALLGALAAQRGARLEANEVAPHRSALVENALAAVPGQAWDVVTGDGRRYGREDAKFDRIMLDAPCSGLGALRRRPESRWRKAPGDIPELTELQTDLFDAAVAALRPGGVLAYVTCSPHPAETTAVVLDALSRHPKLKALDAEAALDAVALEPTGSGASVPGRRGEPVPGARTAQLWPHVHATDAMFMAIFTLEP; the protein is encoded by the coding sequence ATGAGCCAGGAACACGGCGGCCGGCGCCGCAACGAGAAGGGCCGCGAGCGCAATCGCAGCGGAAACCGCAGCTTCAGCTCCGCGGCCCCGGCGGCGCGCAAGCGCAAGGCCGACCCGGCCCGGCTCGTCGCCTTCGAGGTGCTGCGCGCAGTCTCCGCGGACGACGCCTACGCCAACCTCGTGCTGCCGACCCGGCTGCGCCGGCACCAGCTCGACGCCCGCGACGCCGGCTTCGCGACCGAGCTCACCTACGGCGCCCTGCGCGGGCAGGGCCTGTACGACGCCGTCCTGTCCCGCTGCGTGGACCGCCCGCTGAAGCGCCTGGACGCGCCCGTGCTCGACGCGCTGCGCCTCGGCGCGCACCAGCTGCTCGCCATGCGCGTGCCGAACCACGCCGCCCTCGACGAGACGGTCGCCCTGACCCGCGCCGAGATCGGCGCCGGCGCCTCGGGCCTCGTCAACGCCGTGCTGCGCAAGGTCTCCGCCCGCAGCCTCGAGGAATGGACACGCGAGCTGACGGAATCCGTCACCGACGAGACCGCCCGCGCCGCGATCGCCCACAGCCACCCCGAGTGGATCGTGCGCGCCTTGCGCCAGGGCCTCGCCGCCCACGGCCGCGGCGTCGACGAGATCGAGGCGCTGCTCGCCGCCGACAACGCCCCGCCCGTCGTCAACCTCGTCGCCCTGCCCGGGCTCGGCGACGTCGAGGAGGTCCTCGCCCGCGGGGGCGCCGCCGGCACCCTCGCACCCGACTCCGTCCTGTACGACGGCGGCGACCCCTCGCGGATCGAGGCGGTGGCCGCCGGCACGGTCCGAGTGCAGGACGCGGGCTCGCAGCTCGTCGCCCGCGCGCTCGCCGCCGTCCCGCTGGTCGGGGAGGACTCCCGCTGGCTGGACCTGTGTGCCGGCCCCGGCGGCAAGGCGGCCCTCCTCGGCGCCTTGGCCGCCCAGCGGGGTGCCCGGCTCGAGGCCAACGAAGTCGCCCCGCACCGGTCGGCCCTCGTCGAGAATGCGCTGGCCGCCGTGCCGGGGCAGGCGTGGGACGTCGTCACGGGCGACGGCCGCCGCTATGGCCGGGAGGACGCGAAGTTCGACCGGATCATGCTCGACGCGCCCTGCTCGGGCCTCGGCGCGCTGCGCCGGCGCCCGGAGTCGCGGTGGCGCAAGGCGCCGGGCGACATCCCCGAGCTGACCGAGCTGCAGACCGACCTCTTCGACGCGGCCGTGGCCGCGCTGCGCCCCGGCGGAGTCCTGGCCTACGTGACGTGCTCGCCGCACCCGGCCGAGACGACCGCCGTCGTGCTGGACGCGCTGTCCCGGCACCCGAAGCTCAAGGCGCTGGACGCCGAAGCGGCGCTCGACGCCGTCGCGCTCGAGCCGACGGGTTCCGGGGCCTCCGTGCCGGGGCGGCGCGGCGAGCCCGTTCCCGGGGCGCGCACCGCCCAGCTCTGGCCGCACGTGCACGCGACGGACGCCATGTTCATGGCGATCTTCACGCTCGAACCATAG
- the rpe gene encoding ribulose-phosphate 3-epimerase — translation MTDCRIHPSILSADFANLEAELRRIHTADAVHVDVMDNHFVPNLTLGLPIVQRLQQVSDLPLDVHLMIEDVDRWGPGFAEAGAQSVTFHAEASNAPVKLARDLRSSGARAAMALRPATPIEPYLDMLPELDMVLIMTVEPGFGGQSFLDITLPKIRRTRAAIEGTGLPIALQVDGGISRDTILRAAEAGADVFVAGSAVYGADEPAAAIDTLRNVVTGTHTPVV, via the coding sequence ATGACCGACTGCCGCATCCATCCGAGCATCCTCTCGGCGGACTTCGCCAACCTCGAGGCGGAGTTGCGCCGCATCCACACGGCCGACGCCGTGCACGTGGACGTGATGGACAACCACTTCGTGCCGAACCTCACGCTCGGGCTGCCGATCGTGCAGCGCCTGCAACAGGTCTCGGATCTGCCGCTCGATGTGCACCTGATGATCGAGGACGTCGACCGCTGGGGTCCGGGCTTCGCTGAGGCCGGCGCGCAGTCGGTGACGTTTCACGCGGAGGCGTCCAACGCGCCCGTCAAGCTCGCCCGCGACCTGCGCTCCTCGGGGGCGCGCGCCGCGATGGCGCTGCGCCCGGCGACTCCGATCGAGCCCTACCTCGACATGCTGCCCGAGCTCGACATGGTCCTGATCATGACCGTCGAGCCCGGGTTCGGCGGTCAGTCGTTCCTCGACATCACGCTGCCGAAGATCCGCCGCACGCGCGCCGCGATCGAGGGCACCGGCCTGCCCATCGCGCTGCAGGTCGACGGCGGCATCTCCCGCGACACGATCCTGCGCGCGGCGGAGGCCGGCGCGGACGTCTTCGTGGCCGGGAGCGCGGTCTACGGGGCCGACGAACCCGCTGCGGCGATCGACACGCTGCGCAACGTGGTCACGGGCACGCACACGCCTGTGGTGTAA
- the pnuC gene encoding nicotinamide riboside transporter PnuC: protein MDALRWLIDIFNAYLPVGGGGLLVREVVGNLFGLASALGGMRRNIWAWPVGIIGNVLLLTVFLGGYFSDAATATLLGQAGRQIMFIAVAVYGWRQWRAARAERMQHDDGAVAGHAVTPSWASGPQRLGLAVVLLLGTVALTPVFTALGSYEPVWADAWTFVGSLLATYGMAKGWVEFWLVWVAVDIVGVPLLFSAGYYASAFMYLFYGVFTLIGFFVWWRAEKQEKPRIETRLPDPRLQDSSAASTRSGGGDDR, encoded by the coding sequence ATGGACGCCCTGCGGTGGCTCATAGACATCTTCAACGCGTACCTGCCCGTCGGCGGTGGCGGCCTGCTCGTGCGCGAGGTCGTCGGAAACCTGTTCGGCCTGGCCAGCGCCCTCGGCGGCATGCGCCGCAACATCTGGGCCTGGCCCGTCGGCATCATTGGCAACGTGCTCCTGCTCACCGTCTTCCTCGGCGGTTACTTCTCCGACGCCGCGACCGCGACCCTGCTCGGCCAAGCCGGCCGCCAGATCATGTTCATCGCCGTGGCGGTCTACGGCTGGCGCCAGTGGCGCGCCGCGCGCGCCGAACGGATGCAGCACGACGACGGCGCCGTCGCCGGCCACGCGGTCACCCCCTCGTGGGCCTCGGGCCCGCAGCGGCTCGGGCTCGCAGTCGTCCTGCTGCTCGGAACCGTGGCCCTCACACCGGTCTTCACCGCACTCGGCTCCTACGAGCCCGTCTGGGCCGACGCCTGGACGTTCGTCGGCTCGCTCTTGGCGACCTACGGCATGGCCAAGGGGTGGGTCGAATTCTGGCTGGTGTGGGTCGCCGTCGACATCGTCGGGGTGCCCCTGCTCTTCTCCGCCGGGTATTACGCCTCCGCCTTCATGTACCTCTTCTACGGCGTCTTCACGCTCATCGGGTTCTTCGTCTGGTGGCGGGCGGAGAAGCAGGAGAAGCCGCGCATCGAGACCCGGCTGCCGGACCCGCGCCTGCAGGACAGCAGCGCCGCGTCGACGAGGAGCGGGGGCGGCGATGACCGGTAG
- the ribD gene encoding bifunctional diaminohydroxyphosphoribosylaminopyrimidine deaminase/5-amino-6-(5-phosphoribosylamino)uracil reductase RibD, which translates to MTGSGHSLNFDLHEIGGRAIAAARLGVRGANPIVGAIVVDAAGRILAVGHHRGAGTAHAEADALAQLRADLDSGRIDIRDGNGPADWTMVVTLEPCNHTGRTGPCTHAIRDAGIGTIVYGAQDETGEAAGGAAWLAAQGRRVIAGSDVDPAWAAAARRANHRWFAARAAGRPFTSLHLAQTLDGRIAAPDGTSQWITGPASRHHSHGVRARADAILAGTGTILADDPRLTARLADGTDAHRQPLRVVMGHRDVPADAAVIGDGRFLHVRTRDPREALRELASVGVAHAMIEGGAAIAGAFLAADLIDEIWLYQAPMVLGGGRAVVVDLGIETLASAKRFEYDDVGEGAVQRCGDDVVLHLGPAPAEPAQPKN; encoded by the coding sequence ATGACCGGTAGCGGCCACAGCCTCAACTTCGACCTGCACGAGATCGGCGGGCGGGCGATCGCCGCGGCCCGGCTGGGCGTGCGCGGCGCGAACCCGATCGTCGGCGCCATCGTCGTCGACGCCGCCGGGCGGATCCTCGCCGTCGGGCATCACCGCGGGGCGGGCACCGCTCATGCGGAGGCCGACGCGCTCGCCCAGCTGCGGGCGGATCTCGACTCGGGGCGCATCGATATCAGGGACGGCAACGGGCCAGCCGACTGGACGATGGTCGTCACGCTCGAGCCGTGCAACCACACCGGCCGGACCGGGCCCTGCACTCACGCGATCCGCGACGCCGGCATCGGCACGATCGTCTACGGCGCCCAGGACGAGACCGGCGAAGCCGCCGGCGGGGCCGCGTGGCTCGCCGCACAGGGCCGCCGCGTGATCGCCGGCTCCGACGTCGACCCGGCGTGGGCCGCGGCCGCCCGCCGCGCCAACCACCGCTGGTTCGCCGCTCGCGCCGCCGGGCGCCCCTTCACCTCCCTGCACCTGGCGCAGACACTCGACGGGCGGATCGCCGCCCCCGACGGGACGAGTCAGTGGATCACCGGCCCGGCCTCGCGGCACCACAGCCACGGGGTGCGCGCCCGCGCGGACGCCATTTTGGCCGGCACCGGCACGATCCTCGCCGACGACCCGCGGCTGACCGCCCGGCTCGCCGACGGCACCGACGCGCACCGCCAGCCGCTGCGCGTGGTGATGGGGCACCGGGACGTGCCGGCCGACGCCGCCGTGATCGGCGACGGGCGCTTCCTGCACGTGCGCACCCGGGACCCCCGCGAGGCGCTGCGCGAGCTCGCCTCGGTGGGCGTCGCGCACGCGATGATCGAGGGCGGCGCCGCGATCGCCGGCGCCTTCCTGGCGGCCGACCTCATCGACGAGATCTGGCTCTACCAGGCGCCGATGGTGCTGGGGGGCGGCCGCGCCGTCGTCGTCGACCTCGGCATCGAGACGCTCGCTTCGGCCAAGCGCTTCGAATACGACGACGTCGGCGAGGGTGCCGTGCAGCGGTGCGGGGACGACGTTGTCCTCCATCTCGGCCCGGCCCCGGCGGAGCCGGCGCAACCGAAGAATTGA
- a CDS encoding riboflavin synthase, whose protein sequence is MFTGIITGKGRVEAVTEKPQAGTVVLRIAAPGHVEGLALGGSIAVNGVCLSATAIDGESIDLDVIGETLEHTTTGGLAAGDEVNLERCLPAHGRLDGHIVQGHVDGVGRLLERADEGEWERLRFSVPRPLSRYVARKGSIAIDGVSLTVTAVSAPEEAGQWFEVGLIPTTLRETVLGDRATGDRVNLEVDVIAKYAERLTAFARTSGTDA, encoded by the coding sequence ATGTTCACCGGAATCATCACGGGCAAGGGTCGCGTCGAAGCGGTCACCGAGAAGCCGCAGGCCGGCACCGTCGTGCTGAGGATCGCCGCGCCCGGCCACGTCGAGGGCCTGGCGCTCGGCGGGTCGATCGCCGTCAACGGCGTGTGCCTCTCCGCCACCGCGATCGACGGCGAGTCGATCGACCTCGACGTCATCGGCGAGACGCTCGAGCACACGACGACGGGCGGCCTCGCGGCCGGCGACGAGGTCAACCTCGAACGCTGCCTGCCCGCGCACGGCCGACTCGACGGGCACATCGTGCAGGGCCACGTCGACGGCGTCGGCCGGCTGCTCGAGCGCGCCGACGAGGGGGAGTGGGAGCGGCTGCGCTTCTCCGTCCCGCGGCCGCTGAGCCGCTACGTCGCCCGCAAGGGATCGATCGCGATCGACGGGGTCTCGTTGACGGTGACCGCCGTGTCCGCGCCCGAGGAGGCGGGGCAGTGGTTCGAGGTCGGCCTCATCCCGACGACGCTGCGCGAGACCGTCCTGGGCGATCGTGCCACCGGGGACCGCGTGAACCTCGAGGTCGACGTGATCGCCAAGTACGCCGAGCGGCTGACCGCGTTCGCCCGCACCTCCGGGACCGACGCGTGA